A window from Azoarcus sp. DD4 encodes these proteins:
- a CDS encoding AMP nucleosidase, which translates to MSPDAPYFAPERFEDPAAALARVIEIYDASIGHLRDALHRFVAGEDIGRHVRACYPFVRVRTDTVARADSRLSYGFVAGPGAYETTLTRPDLFADYYLEQFRLLLQNHGVALEIGTGHQPIPLHFSVSEHDHVEGELSVERRQHLRDVFDLPDLNAMDDGIANGTFEPRPGEAHPLALFTAPRVDYSLHRLRHYTGTVPEHFQNFILFTNYQFYIDEFIRLGHTLMADGGGAHGYSAFVEPGNVITRRAGEAPRPGDELGSPPPRLPQMSAYHLVREDRAGITMVNIGVGPANAKTITDHIAVLRPHAWIMLGHCAGLRNTQQLGDYVLAHGYVREDHVLDEELPLWVPIPPLAEVQLALEAAVEDVTQLSGYELKRLMRTGTVASTDNRNWELLPSHGMATSPERRFSQSRAIALDMESATIAANGFRFRVPYGTLLCVSDKPLHGEIKLPGMANHFYRERVDQHLRIGIRAIERLREQGVDRLHSRKLRSFAEVAFQ; encoded by the coding sequence CCGGACGCGCCCTACTTCGCCCCCGAACGCTTCGAGGATCCCGCCGCCGCGCTGGCGCGGGTGATCGAAATCTACGATGCCAGCATCGGCCACCTGCGCGACGCGCTGCACCGCTTCGTCGCCGGCGAGGACATCGGTCGCCATGTGCGCGCCTGCTACCCCTTCGTGCGGGTGCGGACCGACACCGTGGCGCGCGCCGATTCGCGCCTGTCCTACGGTTTCGTCGCCGGCCCGGGCGCCTACGAGACCACGCTGACGCGGCCCGACCTGTTTGCCGACTACTACCTCGAACAGTTCCGTCTGCTGCTGCAGAACCACGGCGTGGCGCTGGAGATCGGCACCGGCCACCAGCCGATTCCGCTGCACTTCTCGGTGAGCGAGCACGACCACGTCGAAGGGGAACTCAGCGTCGAACGCCGCCAGCACCTGCGCGACGTGTTCGACCTGCCCGACCTCAACGCCATGGACGACGGCATCGCCAACGGCACCTTCGAACCGCGCCCGGGCGAGGCCCACCCGCTTGCGCTGTTCACCGCGCCGCGGGTGGATTACTCGCTGCACCGGCTGCGCCACTACACCGGCACGGTGCCCGAACACTTCCAGAACTTCATCCTGTTCACCAACTACCAGTTCTACATCGACGAGTTCATCAGGCTCGGCCACACGCTGATGGCCGACGGCGGCGGCGCGCACGGCTACAGCGCCTTCGTCGAGCCGGGCAACGTCATCACCCGCCGCGCCGGCGAGGCGCCGCGCCCGGGTGACGAACTTGGCAGCCCGCCGCCGCGCCTGCCGCAGATGTCGGCCTATCATCTGGTGCGCGAGGACCGCGCCGGCATCACCATGGTGAACATCGGCGTGGGTCCGGCCAACGCCAAGACCATCACCGATCACATCGCGGTACTGCGCCCGCATGCCTGGATCATGCTCGGCCACTGCGCCGGGCTGCGCAACACCCAGCAGCTGGGCGACTACGTGCTGGCCCACGGCTACGTGCGCGAGGACCACGTGCTCGACGAGGAACTGCCGCTGTGGGTGCCGATTCCGCCGCTGGCCGAGGTGCAGCTGGCGCTGGAGGCCGCGGTGGAAGACGTCACCCAACTATCGGGCTACGAGCTGAAGCGGCTGATGCGCACCGGCACCGTGGCCAGCACGGACAACCGCAACTGGGAACTGCTGCCCTCGCACGGCATGGCGACCTCGCCGGAGCGGCGCTTCAGCCAGAGTCGCGCGATCGCGCTCGACATGGAATCGGCCACCATCGCCGCCAACGGCTTCCGCTTCCGCGTGCCCTACGGCACCCTGCTGTGCGTCAGCGACAAGCCGCTGCACGGCGAGATCAAGCTGCCCGGCATGGCCAACCACTTCTACCGCGAACGGGTGGATCAACACCTGCGCATCGGCATCCGCGCCATCGAGCGCCTGCGCGAACAGGGTGTGGACCGGCTGCACAGCCGCAAGCTGCGCAGCTTCGCCGAGGTCGCCTTCCAGTAG